From Ptychodera flava strain L36383 chromosome 2, AS_Pfla_20210202, whole genome shotgun sequence, the proteins below share one genomic window:
- the LOC139116280 gene encoding trace amine-associated receptor 7d-like: protein MVSNDDNSTLLQLGGMANGSATENLTDTAASGETGSYQDLTASQTFLISTAYSLQAFIIILTNVPVVVAVCIFSALHKKVHNILILNLSCSNIIKGVLLLPVSVVCIQHNDWFRYSAFAKQLFKVTGGFCNFGTLMALVALSLEKYIYIQYPFQHTRLFTKSRILIGVLVIWLVTALFSLSLTATSNDLFAPSTFNPVNVLVLSMLFVFPLVVLVYTNLKIAAVVRQQVKRIHASSRPTYDSSRPSFLSRYEIKAIKEGVHLVLLYFLLYSPSTFLILIEALYGHMPDIFYKHLLCQLVLYIYSIVTPVVHASNVIFRRAYRKFLTCDRTAIAPQP, encoded by the coding sequence ATGGTATCGAACGACGACAATTCAACGCTTTTGCAACTTGGCGGCATGGCGAATGGCAGTGCGACGGAAAACTTGACAGATACTGCTGCGAGCGGGGAGACGGGGAGCTACCAAGACCTCACGGCAAGTCAGACTTTCCTGATCTCAACGGCGTACTCCCTGCAAGCTTTCATCATAATCCTCACCAACGTGCCTGTTGTGGTAGCTGTTTGCATCTTCTCGGCGCTTCACAAAAAAGTGCACAACATTCTGATTCTGAATTTGTCATGTTCTAACATCATCAAAGGAGTGCTGTTACTACCAGTTAGTGTCGTCTGCATTCAGCACAACGATTGGTTTCGATATTCCGCGTTCGCGAAGCAACTCTTCAAAGTCACCGGTGGCTTCTGCAACTTCGGCACCCTGATGGCCCTCGTAGCTCTCTCTCTtgaaaagtatatatatatacaataccCTTTTCAACACACTCggcttttcacaaaatccaGAATTTTGATCGGCGTCCTTGTCATCTGGTTGGTCACTGCCCTGTTCTCGCTGTCCTTGACGGCGACAAGCAACGATTTATTCGCGCCATCCACATTCAACCCAGTAAACGTTCTTGTATTATCGATGCTGTTTGTTTTCCCTTTGGTCGTCCTCGTGTACACGAACCTGAAGATCGCAGCAGTTGTGCGCCAACAGGTCAAAAGAATCCATGCGTCGTCCAGGCCGACATATGACTCATCAAGACCGTCTTTTCTGAGTCGATATGAGATCAAAGCAATCAAGGAAGGAGTTCACTTGGTGTTGTTGTATTTCCTTCTCTACTCTCCATCCACATTTCTCATCCTCATCGAAGCATTATATGGACACATGCCAGATATTTTCTACAAGCACTTGCTCTGTCAGCTCGTCCTCTACATATACAGCATCGTCACTCCGGTGGTACACGCCTCCAACGTCATTTTTCGTCGCGCTTACCGCAAATTTCTAACGTGTGACCGCACAGCGATTGCCCCGCAGCCGTAG